The following proteins are encoded in a genomic region of Jaculus jaculus isolate mJacJac1 chromosome 13, mJacJac1.mat.Y.cur, whole genome shotgun sequence:
- the LOC123454024 gene encoding group XIIA secretory phospholipase A2-like: protein MAPSARPALALLLLLAAGVGGQEQDQTTDWRATLKTIRNGIHKIDTYLDAALDLLGGEDGLCQYKCSDGSKPVPRYGYKPSPPNGCGSPSFGAHCCNQQDRCYETCGKSKNDCDEEFQYCLSRICRDVQKTLGLAQNVQACETTVELSFDSVIHLGCKPYLDSQRAACWCRYEEKTDL from the coding sequence ATGGCCCCGAGCGCGCGGCCCGCGCTCGCGCTCCTGCTGCTTCTGGCCGCGGGCGTGGGAGGCCAGGAGCAGGACCAGACCACCGACTGGAGGGCCACGCTGAAGACCATCCGGAATGGCATCCACAAGATCGACACGTACCTGGACGCCGCCCTGGACCTGCTGGGCGGCGAGGACGGGCTCTGCCAGTACAAGTGCAGCGACGGATCGAAGCCTGTTCCACGCTATGGATATAAACCATCCCCACCAAATGGCTGTGGCTCTCCATCGTTTGGTGCTCATTGCTGCAACCAGCAGGACAGGTGCTATGAGACCTGCGGTAAGAGCAAGAATGACTGCGATGAGGAGTTCCAGTACTGCCTCTCCAGGATCTGCCGAGACGTACAGAAGACCCTGGGGCTTGCCCAAAACGTTCAGGCATGTGAAACCACAGTGGAGCTCTCGTTCGACAGTGTCATACATCTAGGCTGTAAGCCGTACCTGGACAGCCAGCGAGCCGCATGTTGGTGTCGTTATGAAGAAAAAACAGATCTTTAG